The DNA window GTGGGTTTTGAGGCTGTCTTCACGCTTCAAATAGCTGTAGACGCTGTCATCTTCCTCATCGTGAGCGCCCAATGGCGCCATGATCAAAGAGCAGCCGCTGTGCTCATCTATATGCTGCTGCCAACGCAGCAGCTGCTTTTTGTCGGATCCTGAGCCACGGCTGAGACCTGGCAAAATCACATGATCAAACTCCAGCCCCTTGGCTTTGTGAATGGTCATAATCTGAATAACTGACCTTGGACTGCCATCGCTATTACCTGCGCCGCCATTATCGGGGGAAGGTGCCGCATAGAGTTTATCCACCGCCAACTTAAAGTTATTCCAATCGCTGAGAGTAGCGCCGCTCTGCCAGGTCTCCAATAGATCTAAATAGCTGCGTGCATCACTGAGGTCGGCGTTATTCAGCAGGGTAGCCGGACCACCTAAATCGATCCACAACTGTTCCACCGCAGTGCGCAAATTGGCGCGGCCACGATTTTTCCAGGCCGTTTCCAGCAGTGGGATGATGCGCTTTAGGGTTTGCTTGCCATGCATGCTAACGGGCTGTCTAAAGTTTCCGCTGCAGGGCTCACGAATCAAACTGTCAAATAACTGGATCAACGAGGCCAAAATTGCATTGTTTTGTTGACTGCGGTTTCCAACATCGTTTTCCATGCTGTTGGTGACGGCTAACAAATCTCCCAAGCTAAGCCCGCAAAACGGTGCCCGTAAAACAGCTAACCAGGCAATTTTATCTGCCGGCGACAGCAGAGCACGGGTTAGTGACAGCAGGTCAATTACCGGCATTCTGCTGGCCAGTGGCGTAATGTCGATCGCCTGCCAGAAGAGGTTGGCCTCGCGTAAGGCAGGTATAATACTGCGCAAATGACCGCGCCCACGGACCAGTATGGCAATGGATTGGTCAGGGCTATGGTCGCGCAAATCGCTGCAGAGTTTGGCTATATAATCTGCTTCATCAACCTTGTGATCGTCGCCAATAAAACCTTGGAAACTCACTGACTGACCATTATCCGCGGCTTTAACGGCCACCGAAGGCGAATACGGAATAGCACCACGGCTGATATCGGCACGGGCAGGGAAAGCGTCAGTGAAGGCGCTATTGACCCATTGGATAATGCCTTCTTGGGAGCGAAAATTAGAGCTCAATGTCAACGGCGTGCATTGCACTGGGCCAACCGGATTGCGCTGGGCGTTGAGAAATAGACCCACATTGGCATTGCGAAAACCGTACAGGGATTGCATCGCATCGCCGACTAAAAACAATGTCCGGCCATCGCCCGGCTGCCAGCCACCAATCAACTGCTCTAGCAATTTGATCTGTGCCGCCGAGGTATCCTGAAACTCGTCTACCAAGATATGTCGCAGCTGGTAATCGAGACGCAGGGTAATATCGGAAACCACGCCACCCTCTGCTTCAGGCTCCAGAGCATTTAATGCTGCTAAAGTAATGGCAGGATAGTCGCACTGACCTTGCTGTTGAAAAATGACGTCCAGTTGCGCGGCCAACAGAGGCAGTAAAAACCCCAGAGCATCGAGCATCTTTTGCTGCGATTGATCGATCTCAGCATCCGGAAGGTGCATGACGTTAGCAATGATTTCATTTAGCTCAGGATGCTCACGAGACCAGTCGAGCAGCGCCATAATTCGTCCTTTGACCTCTTTTTGATCGCTGGGAAATCCTTGCTTAACATTGATGGTTTTGCGCGGTTCATTGCTTTTTGTCACTAGCAGCCCGAGGATTAACTTCCATTGGGCAACGCCATCGAGGCCGATTTCTGGCAGTTCACTAAAGCTCCCCAGTTCACTGAGGGCAAGATTATCCTCGGGCGCAACATGCTGGGCGGCGAAATCGATTAGCTCAATGAACTCACCGGCGATGGGCATCAATGCCTCATCCAGTTGCAAAAGGTTGTCAGCCACCACCTGCTCAATGACCTGCTGGAAATACTGGCTGTTTTTGCCGGCATCATAAATTAGCGGCAGCCACTGCTCACGCTTGCCGAGTAACTCTGAGAGCAGGGTTTCACAGCGCGCCATATCGTTGCCTGTGTGGGCTAGCAGCACGGCTAACTGTTCGGCAACGGGTCCAGCTTCTTCGATTTTATCCAGCAGCATCCGGGCGGCACTCTGATAGTGAATCTGCGGTTGCTCGCTGGGTTCCGGAATAGGACCAAACTTGGTTTCAAGGGCAAACTGGCTGGCAATATAGCGACAGAAACCATCGATGGTTTGAATCCTCAGACGACCCGGCATATCCAGCAGGTTCCAACCCAGCTGTCTATTGCGCTCAACAGCAGCGGCGGCCAAATCCCAGGTTTGTGCTTCATATTCATCAATAGGCCGCGGCGTATAGGCAGCTTGACGCAGGGCGCTATGAATACGGCTGGCCATTTCCCGGGAGGCCTTGCGGGTAAAGGTAATGCTGAGAATTTCCTCAGGATTATCCACGCTGCAGAGTAAACGCAGAACCCGCTGGGTGATGAGTCCGGTTTTTCCTGAGCCAGCAGGAGCTGAAACAATAAAACTCTGGGAGGGATCCAGGGCTTGGCGGCGCTGTTGTAGATCGGCAATCTCGATCATTAACTGATCTCTCCTGAGGACGTCGGCAAAGGCATAGAACTCGCCACTTCTGCATTGATATCGGCTTCTTCCGACCAGCGATTTAACGGTAGCAGATAATCCTGATAGCCAAACTGGGTTTGGTCGTAGACTTCGACACTGGCGTGACCACGGACAAACTCATCTGCCAAGTTATTCAGAGCCGTCTGCCAGGCATCAATCTGTTCTGCCCACTGCTGGGAGAGATCGGCATTGGCGATGACTTTTTCACTGGCCAAAAATTTACTGTCGGTGCTGCCGACAAATTTAATCTTGCCTCCTTTTATCTGGGCAAAGGCGCAGCCATTGGCCTGGGGTTTACTGGCCAGAACATAGAGTGGTAACTGAGGATCCACCGGTCGCGAGCCGCTCCAGCTGGACTCTTTTACAGCGCCAGATTTGTAGTCGATAATTAGTAGCTTGTCGGCAATTTTATCGACCCGGTCTAGGCGCAGATTGATCTCCAAATCGCCAAACCGCACTCGATTTTTGCTTTCTAATTCCACCACTTCAAAGGGCGGCCGCAACTTTTCTTCTTCCAACCATTGAGCTAGGAGCTTCTCTAAACGTTGCTGCTCGAGACCTCGAAAGCGATCGCCGCGGAGGATTGGATGATGGGGAGCCGATTCGGTGAGCGCCTCTTTAATAGTGGCAGCCAGCTGTGTTTGAAGCTCTGCGTCGGTGAGCCCCTGCAATGTGCTGGAGCTTTTCCAGATGCCCCAGAGACGGAAAAGAATCTCATGCAACAGGGAACCACGGTCCATAGCTGATAGTCCCTGAGTGGGTTCCTCTAGGGGCTCGGCTTTGAGTCTGTGGCTGGCAAAGGCATTAAAGGGACAGATCGATTGGTTTTTTAACAGGTTGCTGCCGCCGCGAATGGTTTCCAATTTCGGGCTGTAGGGCGGTGCTTGATCAGCCAATAGTTGGCACTGATAGTCTTGATAGAGCCAGGGTGGGTGTGGCTCTGGGCTTGCAACGAGCTGCTCTTTGCCGAGGGCAATATCGCTAATCAGTGGGCTCGGGTCGAGTTGCTCTTCACCGCGCATTTTTGGATAGCTGACAATTAACCTGCGGCTATTATTTTTGTACTCCTGCAATAATTTATTGGCTATATCCAGCTCCCGCTCGGGAAGGCTGTGGGGCATCTGATGGAGGCGCTGGAATTCAGCGGGCAGCAGCTGGTTGATGGCCACCGAGGCGGGGAAGTTTTGGCTGTGCATATCGACAATCCACAGCTGATCAAAGCGCAGTCCGGAGCCTTCTAGCAGGCCCAGGATTTGCAATGGCGCATCGGCGGTTTGGGGATGAAATACTGAATCCTGAGCCAGCTGTTGCAGATGTTTAAAGGCGCTGGAGAAGCCCACTTTAATACCTAGATTATCTAGGCCAGTAAACTGTTCCAGCAGCCGATTCCAATGTTGACGTTGTTGATATTCAAGGCTGTTGACTGTGCGTTTCCCGGGCCAGCCAAGATCCGCAAGGTAGGTGGCAAAGAAGTCTCCCCAGGCGGCAAAGCTCTGCTGGCTGTTAATCTGCCGACGTTCGTAGTCGCGAAGTACGCGCAGGGGTTTAAGGGCTGCCGATTGGCTCAAGTTTGTTAATTCGCTCAAGGCTGAATTAGCATCGCTGTCAGCTTCCATCGCGGCGTCAACTTCACCCCTCTGGTTGTGGTCAGGCGTAACTGCAGTAATAAACTGGCTGAGGCTAAAGTCAAAGCGATTGCGTTTGCGCAATACTATTTCGCTGTCAGCGCGAAATCTGAGTGGCAACTGATCGAATGTGGAGTAGGGGGAGTAGAGCAGCTGCAGCCATTCGCTGAGTGGACGCTTATCTTTTAATAGGCCGATCATCAGCAGAGCACTGTTGATCATTGGCGTATCGCGCAGGGCCGTACCAGCTGAGATATTGGCAATAATTTCTGAGCCTTCTGTGTTGGCACCTACCTCTACACTATTGAGCGCTTCATTTACCACCCGCGCTACCCGCTGCAGTGAGTTGTTTAGCTCTGGCACCACAATACCAATACGCTGTTTGGGATTGTTGTGCAATTCCTGAGCCGCCCAGCTGGCAGCCAAGCGCAACTCTTGCTGTGAGTCCTCGGCTTCAACACGCAGCGCCTCATTGTCACCAGAGATTGAATCGAGACTGATCACCTGATTGCTGGCGCTGCTGATCAGTGCGGCCTGTAAAGGCGGCGTCGACTGAAAGCCATAAACCATAATCTCAGCTTCTGGAGGTAAAGCGGCCCGTTCGAAACCTTGCTTAACCAGCTGCCAGCTACGCTGTGTGGTGAGCAGTTTATTGCGTCGCAGCAGTTCATCGAAGCGACTGCACCAACGTTTGAAATACTCCACAGAGGGATTCTCACCCGGCACTTGCTCTGGGCTGAGATTCCAATTCTCCAAAGTCTTTAAAGTGTCACCCGCCAGCTTGACGAAATTAACCGGCTGCTCGAGCCCATCATCGGCGATGGCCCGTTCCCAGTAATAGTGGCTCTGTTGGGCGCCGACTATAGCCAGCCCGCGAACCAATTCATGGTTTTGATCTTGCAGCTCATCCCAGCAGGCTTTTAGCCAGTGATCGACGGAATAGACTCTGGGCTGCTTCCATGCGCTACAGCTCTGAGTTGGGTCTTCGCAAATCTGCTCGCCCCAGGCTTGGATGATTTTTGCAGCCAATCGTTGGTTCGGGGTCAGGATTAGACAATCACGTTCAATGGCGTCACGGAAGAGGCTGATATTTATAAGTGCTGGCAGCATGGCGGCGATTGTTTTCCGTGAATAGGTGATTGTTTAAATAATGCGGTTGTTAGGTCTTCTATAATCGCAAAACAGCGGTGCAATTGACAGGGGACTGATACAATAAGCCCATGCAATTATCTATTAATATTATTTCAGTTTTTTGGGGCTTCGGAGGATTCATTCTCGGCGGCGTTTTGGCGCTGTTGATTATCCGTGGCAAGACTGCGCGACTCGAGAGCGAGCAGTTTCAGACTCAGCAGCAGCTCGACAAGTTATCTGTCGAGCTGCAGCAGTTAGAGGTGGTGCGCCGAGAGTTATTGACTCTCAACAGCGCCCTGGAACAGAAGTTGCTCAGCCAGCAAAACCACTATCAAGAGCAGATCGCACTATTAGCAGATGCCAAGAAGACGCTAAGTAGTGAGTTTGAAAATCTCGCCAATCGGATATTCGATGAAAAGCAGACCAAGTTTTCACTGCAGAGCAAAGAAGCCTTGGAGGTCTCTCTGAGCCCACTGCGTCGCGATATAGGCGACTTTCGCAAGCAGGTTGAGACCTCTTACGATAAAGAGAATGCCGAGCGCAATAAGCTTGTGGGCCAGATCAGCGAGCTGCAAAAGCAGACCATGCAGGTCTCTGCAGATGCCTTGCAACTAGCCACGGCACTGCGTGGCGACAACAAAGCTCAGGGCAACTGGGGCGAATTTATTCTCGAGAAGTTGTTGGAAGATTCGGGCCTGGCCAATGGCCGCGAATACAGCACTCAGGTGGCATTAAAGGACGAGACCGGCAAGCGCCGCAATCCGGACGTGATTGTCCATCTTCCCGAAGGCAGGGACATTGTGATTGACGCCAAGGTCAGCTTGGTGGACTACGAGCGCTATTTTCACGCCGAAGATGAGGAGTCTAAAA is part of the SAR92 clade bacterium H455 genome and encodes:
- a CDS encoding UvrD-helicase domain-containing protein gives rise to the protein MIEIADLQQRRQALDPSQSFIVSAPAGSGKTGLITQRVLRLLCSVDNPEEILSITFTRKASREMASRIHSALRQAAYTPRPIDEYEAQTWDLAAAAVERNRQLGWNLLDMPGRLRIQTIDGFCRYIASQFALETKFGPIPEPSEQPQIHYQSAARMLLDKIEEAGPVAEQLAVLLAHTGNDMARCETLLSELLGKREQWLPLIYDAGKNSQYFQQVIEQVVADNLLQLDEALMPIAGEFIELIDFAAQHVAPEDNLALSELGSFSELPEIGLDGVAQWKLILGLLVTKSNEPRKTINVKQGFPSDQKEVKGRIMALLDWSREHPELNEIIANVMHLPDAEIDQSQQKMLDALGFLLPLLAAQLDVIFQQQGQCDYPAITLAALNALEPEAEGGVVSDITLRLDYQLRHILVDEFQDTSAAQIKLLEQLIGGWQPGDGRTLFLVGDAMQSLYGFRNANVGLFLNAQRNPVGPVQCTPLTLSSNFRSQEGIIQWVNSAFTDAFPARADISRGAIPYSPSVAVKAADNGQSVSFQGFIGDDHKVDEADYIAKLCSDLRDHSPDQSIAILVRGRGHLRSIIPALREANLFWQAIDITPLASRMPVIDLLSLTRALLSPADKIAWLAVLRAPFCGLSLGDLLAVTNSMENDVGNRSQQNNAILASLIQLFDSLIREPCSGNFRQPVSMHGKQTLKRIIPLLETAWKNRGRANLRTAVEQLWIDLGGPATLLNNADLSDARSYLDLLETWQSGATLSDWNNFKLAVDKLYAAPSPDNGGAGNSDGSPRSVIQIMTIHKAKGLEFDHVILPGLSRGSGSDKKQLLRWQQHIDEHSGCSLIMAPLGAHDEEDDSVYSYLKREDSLKTHLESTRVLYVAATRAVRRLYLCGTVKQLKSGRWQPTGKSTLLAPIWSSIEEGLNAGLYKVQQSATEASGEQLKEIPSLRHIRRLDAQFQAPPSPNSSANLGTPETAAESGVDSSLSSRARSMGTVLHRSLKQLANEGLDQWPEARINQLPVTWAAQLKELGMLARPDELQGLLQAVNSMLADQRGRWILQRHEQAQCEQALGYRYSDRGHVGTSVIDRTFVDDGIRWIIDYKLSQPAEGESEAQFIRRQSSAYSAQLSHYAKLYGSMQPNPVRCALYFPQIPMFIELEAE
- a CDS encoding PD-(D/E)XK nuclease family protein, which gives rise to MLPALINISLFRDAIERDCLILTPNQRLAAKIIQAWGEQICEDPTQSCSAWKQPRVYSVDHWLKACWDELQDQNHELVRGLAIVGAQQSHYYWERAIADDGLEQPVNFVKLAGDTLKTLENWNLSPEQVPGENPSVEYFKRWCSRFDELLRRNKLLTTQRSWQLVKQGFERAALPPEAEIMVYGFQSTPPLQAALISSASNQVISLDSISGDNEALRVEAEDSQQELRLAASWAAQELHNNPKQRIGIVVPELNNSLQRVARVVNEALNSVEVGANTEGSEIIANISAGTALRDTPMINSALLMIGLLKDKRPLSEWLQLLYSPYSTFDQLPLRFRADSEIVLRKRNRFDFSLSQFITAVTPDHNQRGEVDAAMEADSDANSALSELTNLSQSAALKPLRVLRDYERRQINSQQSFAAWGDFFATYLADLGWPGKRTVNSLEYQQRQHWNRLLEQFTGLDNLGIKVGFSSAFKHLQQLAQDSVFHPQTADAPLQILGLLEGSGLRFDQLWIVDMHSQNFPASVAINQLLPAEFQRLHQMPHSLPERELDIANKLLQEYKNNSRRLIVSYPKMRGEEQLDPSPLISDIALGKEQLVASPEPHPPWLYQDYQCQLLADQAPPYSPKLETIRGGSNLLKNQSICPFNAFASHRLKAEPLEEPTQGLSAMDRGSLLHEILFRLWGIWKSSSTLQGLTDAELQTQLAATIKEALTESAPHHPILRGDRFRGLEQQRLEKLLAQWLEEEKLRPPFEVVELESKNRVRFGDLEINLRLDRVDKIADKLLIIDYKSGAVKESSWSGSRPVDPQLPLYVLASKPQANGCAFAQIKGGKIKFVGSTDSKFLASEKVIANADLSQQWAEQIDAWQTALNNLADEFVRGHASVEVYDQTQFGYQDYLLPLNRWSEEADINAEVASSMPLPTSSGEIS
- the rmuC gene encoding DNA recombination protein RmuC encodes the protein MQLSINIISVFWGFGGFILGGVLALLIIRGKTARLESEQFQTQQQLDKLSVELQQLEVVRRELLTLNSALEQKLLSQQNHYQEQIALLADAKKTLSSEFENLANRIFDEKQTKFSLQSKEALEVSLSPLRRDIGDFRKQVETSYDKENAERNKLVGQISELQKQTMQVSADALQLATALRGDNKAQGNWGEFILEKLLEDSGLANGREYSTQVALKDETGKRRNPDVIVHLPEGRDIVIDAKVSLVDYERYFHAEDEESKKLCLRQHLSSVRAHIKGLSSKDYEKLAGVNSLDFVLIFVPIESAFMLALDHDPEMMRDAYDRGIILVSPSTLMVTLRTIKNLWRYADQNRNAQLIADKAGGLYDQFVLYVESLDEVGKHLEKSQEAWDTAHKRLSSGRGNLVRRTEELKKLGAKAKKSLPENMLDADPLLPLVDSSVDTKVERGNSQEKE